The following proteins are co-located in the Haloarcula marismortui ATCC 43049 genome:
- a CDS encoding heme exporter protein CcmB, producing MIRQYLRVVRAIAAKDLLLEARGKRRANGAAVLALLIVVIFSFVFVRRVDEQAVIARGGLWIALVFATTLALSRGIAVEDDNAAIEGLMLAPVDRSAIYLGKVCSSAVFVTAIGWVTLVAVTVFLGTPFEPALLVQLALVFPLAATGFSAAGVLLTALTLNSQVNESLLPVLLVPLVVPVILAGIELTSLAGGPFWLSEWFRILLVYDGTVIVTGWVSFEFVIEA from the coding sequence ATGATTCGGCAGTATCTTCGCGTCGTCCGAGCTATCGCGGCGAAAGACCTGCTGCTCGAAGCACGGGGCAAGCGCCGGGCCAACGGCGCGGCGGTGCTGGCGCTGCTGATAGTCGTTATTTTCTCGTTTGTGTTCGTCCGTCGCGTGGACGAGCAAGCGGTCATCGCCCGCGGTGGCCTGTGGATCGCACTCGTCTTCGCCACGACACTCGCCCTCTCCCGCGGCATCGCCGTCGAGGACGACAACGCCGCAATCGAGGGGCTGATGCTCGCACCTGTCGACCGGTCCGCGATTTACCTCGGCAAGGTCTGTAGTTCGGCAGTGTTCGTGACTGCAATCGGGTGGGTAACACTCGTCGCTGTAACGGTGTTTCTCGGCACGCCGTTCGAACCCGCCTTGCTCGTCCAGCTGGCGCTCGTGTTCCCACTCGCCGCAACCGGATTCAGCGCCGCCGGCGTGTTGTTGACCGCGCTGACGTTAAACTCACAGGTCAACGAATCACTCCTGCCGGTGTTGCTCGTCCCGCTCGTCGTCCCGGTTATCCTCGCAGGGATCGAACTCACGAGCCTCGCTGGTGGGCCATTCTGGCTGTCGGAGTGGTTCCGAATCCTCCTCGTGTACGACGGGACCGTCATCGTCACCGGGTGGGTGAGCTTCGAGTTCGTCATCGAGGCCTGA